The Streptomyces aurantiacus genome includes a region encoding these proteins:
- a CDS encoding ATP-binding protein has protein sequence MDPIHMTAFASADRTPGGMSMAAAPITTAATARTHARTVVVERWNSAGRTATEAGLIDLSLVVSELVTNAIRHGGGLAGFDVTPTPEGVRLAVHDNSDVVPAVAFGPGALPPKHQVNGYGWPLVIRLAREIAIDRRPGGGKTVSVLVPLV, from the coding sequence ATGGACCCGATCCACATGACCGCCTTCGCGTCGGCGGACCGCACCCCCGGGGGGATGTCGATGGCGGCAGCCCCCATCACGACCGCGGCGACGGCCCGTACGCATGCCCGGACCGTGGTGGTCGAGCGCTGGAACTCCGCCGGACGCACGGCGACGGAGGCGGGGCTCATCGATCTCTCGCTGGTCGTCTCGGAGCTGGTCACCAACGCCATTCGGCACGGGGGCGGTCTGGCCGGGTTCGACGTGACGCCCACGCCGGAGGGAGTGCGGCTGGCTGTGCACGACAACAGTGACGTCGTCCCCGCCGTCGCCTTCGGCCCCGGAGCACTTCCGCCCAAGCACCAGGTCAACGGGTACGGCTGGCCGCTGGTGATCCGGCTGGCACGTGAGATCGCCATCGACAGGCGTCCGGGGGGCGGCAAGACCGTCAGCGTGCTGGTACCGCTCGTCTGA
- a CDS encoding beta-galactosidase, with amino-acid sequence MISTLLSQLNGPDGDSTPRLAYGADYNPEQWPREVWEEDVRLMREAGVNLVSVGIFSWARIQPAQDEWDFGWLDEVMDLLHAGGIGVDLATATASPPPWLTTAHPEILPVTASGETVWPGARQHWRPTSPVFRDHALRLVRKMAERYAGHPALVAWHVSNELGCHNIYDFSDDAARAFRDWLRARYTTLDALNHAWGTAFWSQRYSAWEQILPPRLTGSHPNPTQQLDFKRFSSDALKEYLRAERDVLREITPGVPVTTNFMVMGGTKGMNYPDWAGEIDFVSNDHYVHPGPQDRDELSFSANLTSGIAGGRPWFLMEHSTSAVNWQPVNVAKRPGDLARDSLLHVAHGADAVCFFQWRQSAAGAEKYHSAMVPHAGADSEVFRAVVGLGQTLKTLAPLAGSEREPARVGIVYDWESWWASEQDSHPTALLDYRQEALDWYSALLSLGVRADVVTTTTDLDRYDVLITPVLHVIPAPLAKELTRYVETGGHLVTTYFSGVVDENDHIWLGGHPGALRELLGIRIEEFGPLLDGDTVELDGAGTGTLWTDRVTVTDPAVDVLAHYRSGTYAGRPAVTRRAVGQGSAAYVSTRLGTDGLAGLLPALLGPAGVESELPEDARGSVEQTVRRGPDGRFLFLVNRTDENVSLTDLPGEVLVGDTDAGGGLVLGPRDVAVVRQPAI; translated from the coding sequence ATGATCTCCACCCTCCTGTCCCAGCTGAACGGGCCGGACGGTGACTCCACCCCACGCCTCGCGTACGGCGCCGACTACAACCCCGAGCAGTGGCCTCGCGAGGTGTGGGAGGAGGACGTACGGCTGATGCGTGAGGCCGGCGTCAACCTGGTGTCCGTGGGGATCTTCTCCTGGGCCCGCATCCAGCCGGCCCAGGACGAGTGGGACTTCGGATGGCTCGACGAGGTCATGGACCTGTTGCACGCGGGCGGCATCGGGGTCGACCTGGCCACCGCCACCGCGTCCCCGCCGCCCTGGCTCACCACGGCGCACCCGGAGATCCTTCCGGTGACCGCCTCCGGTGAGACGGTGTGGCCGGGGGCGCGGCAGCACTGGCGGCCCACCTCGCCCGTCTTCCGCGACCACGCGCTGCGCCTGGTACGGAAGATGGCCGAACGGTACGCGGGCCACCCCGCGCTGGTGGCCTGGCACGTGTCGAACGAGCTGGGCTGCCACAACATCTACGACTTCTCGGACGACGCGGCCCGTGCTTTCCGCGACTGGCTGCGCGCCCGCTACACCACACTCGACGCCCTCAACCACGCCTGGGGCACGGCCTTCTGGTCGCAGCGCTACAGCGCCTGGGAGCAGATCCTGCCGCCGCGGCTGACCGGCTCGCACCCCAATCCCACGCAGCAGCTGGACTTCAAGCGCTTCTCCTCCGACGCGCTGAAGGAGTACCTGCGCGCGGAGCGGGACGTGCTGCGGGAGATCACGCCGGGCGTGCCGGTCACCACCAACTTCATGGTGATGGGCGGCACCAAGGGCATGAACTACCCGGACTGGGCGGGCGAGATCGACTTCGTCTCCAACGACCACTACGTCCACCCCGGACCGCAGGACCGGGACGAGCTGTCGTTCTCCGCGAACCTCACCAGCGGTATCGCGGGCGGCCGCCCGTGGTTCCTGATGGAGCACTCCACCAGCGCGGTCAACTGGCAGCCCGTCAACGTGGCCAAGCGGCCCGGCGACCTGGCCCGCGACTCCCTGCTGCACGTCGCGCACGGCGCCGACGCCGTGTGCTTCTTCCAGTGGCGCCAGTCGGCCGCCGGCGCCGAGAAGTACCACTCGGCGATGGTGCCGCACGCCGGCGCCGACAGTGAGGTCTTCCGCGCGGTCGTCGGCCTGGGGCAGACCCTCAAGACACTGGCACCGCTCGCGGGCTCCGAGCGCGAACCGGCGCGGGTGGGCATCGTCTACGACTGGGAGTCGTGGTGGGCGAGCGAGCAGGACTCGCACCCCACCGCCCTCCTCGACTACCGCCAGGAAGCCCTGGACTGGTATTCGGCGCTCCTCTCACTCGGTGTCCGGGCCGACGTCGTGACCACCACGACGGACCTCGACCGGTACGACGTCCTGATCACACCCGTGCTGCACGTGATCCCCGCGCCGCTGGCCAAGGAGCTCACGCGGTACGTCGAGACCGGCGGGCACCTCGTCACCACGTACTTCTCCGGAGTCGTCGACGAGAACGACCACATCTGGCTCGGCGGCCACCCCGGAGCCCTGCGCGAGCTGCTCGGTATCCGTATCGAGGAGTTCGGCCCGCTGCTCGACGGTGACACCGTCGAACTGGACGGCGCCGGTACGGGCACCCTGTGGACCGACCGGGTCACCGTCACCGACCCCGCGGTGGACGTGCTGGCCCACTACCGCAGCGGCACGTACGCGGGCCGGCCCGCCGTCACCCGGCGCGCGGTGGGACAGGGCTCCGCCGCCTACGTCTCCACCCGCCTCGGCACCGACGGACTGGCCGGTCTGCTGCCGGCGCTGCTCGGCCCAGCCGGCGTCGAGAGCGAACTGCCCGAGGACGCACGGGGATCGGTCGAGCAGACCGTACGCCGTGGACCCGACGGCCGGTTCCTGTTCCTGGTCAACCGGACCGACGAGAACGTGTCGCTGACGGACCTCCCCGGAGAGGTCCTGGTCGGCGACACCGACGCCGGGGGCGGTCTCGTCCTGGGGCCCAGGGACGTCGCCGTGGTGCGACAGCCCGCCATCTGA
- a CDS encoding carbohydrate ABC transporter permease: protein MSSSITTPSQSASAQAADVKKSAPRLRTRRKHAPGRPKRSVLLTVLTGLILLYTVVPLLWLVISATKTQEGLADSSGLWFSNDFALWDNISETFSYNDGIFVRWLLNTLLYVVLGAGGATLLAILGGYALAKFTFPGKRAVFAVVIGAVAVPGTALAVPTFLMFSKMGLTDTPWAVIIPSLVSPFGLYLMWVFATEAIPTELMEAARIDGAGEVRTFFQVALPLLAPGTVTVLLFTTVATWNNYFLPLIMLKDPDWYPLTLGLDAWNNQAQTIGGDVIFNLVITGSLLTIVPLIAAFLLLQRFWQSGLAAGSVKE, encoded by the coding sequence ATGAGCAGTTCCATCACCACCCCCTCCCAGAGCGCATCCGCCCAGGCCGCCGACGTGAAAAAGAGCGCGCCTCGTCTGCGCACCCGCCGCAAGCACGCTCCCGGCCGTCCCAAGCGCAGCGTCCTGCTGACCGTGCTCACCGGCCTGATCCTGCTCTACACCGTGGTGCCCCTGCTGTGGCTGGTCATCAGCGCCACCAAGACCCAGGAAGGGCTCGCCGACTCGTCGGGCCTGTGGTTCAGCAACGACTTCGCCCTCTGGGACAACATCAGCGAGACGTTCTCGTACAACGACGGGATCTTCGTCCGCTGGCTGCTGAACACCCTGCTGTACGTCGTGCTCGGCGCCGGCGGCGCCACCCTCCTGGCGATCCTCGGCGGTTACGCGCTGGCGAAGTTCACATTCCCGGGAAAGCGCGCCGTCTTCGCCGTGGTCATCGGGGCCGTCGCCGTCCCGGGCACCGCCCTGGCCGTGCCCACCTTCCTGATGTTCAGCAAGATGGGGCTCACCGACACCCCGTGGGCGGTGATCATCCCCTCGCTGGTCTCGCCCTTCGGCCTGTACCTGATGTGGGTCTTCGCCACCGAGGCGATCCCCACCGAACTGATGGAAGCCGCCCGCATCGACGGGGCCGGCGAGGTGCGCACCTTCTTCCAGGTGGCCCTGCCGCTCCTCGCCCCGGGCACGGTGACCGTGCTGCTGTTCACCACGGTCGCCACCTGGAACAACTACTTCCTGCCGCTGATCATGCTCAAGGACCCGGACTGGTATCCCCTGACCCTGGGTCTGGACGCCTGGAACAACCAGGCGCAGACGATCGGCGGCGACGTGATCTTCAACCTGGTGATCACCGGGTCGCTGCTCACCATCGTGCCGCTCATCGCCGCGTTCCTGCTGCTCCAGAGGTTCTGGCAGTCCGGACTCGCGGCCGGAAGCGTCAAGGAATGA
- a CDS encoding ABC transporter substrate-binding protein, producing the protein MRRTSHRLMRGLAVLSVLALGATACGGSDDDSSGQKPVSADSIQAALKKGGSVTVWAWEPTLKTVAADFQKKYPKVKINLVGERSGDKHYTALSNAISAEKGVPDVAQVEYFAMSQYALTKGLSDLAPFGADKLKSKYTPGPWNAVSEDKAVYGLPMDSGPMALFYNKKVFDKHKVAVPTTWDEYVEAARKLHKADPKVFIAADAGDAGLTTSLLWQAGSRPYKVDGTDVKINFDDAGAKKYTDTWQKLIDEKLVAPINGWTDDWYKGLGDGTLATLPSGAWMPANFETGVKNASGDWRAAPMPAWTKGDKASTENGGSALTLPALGKNKELAYAFVEYANSGAGVASRIKEGAFPATTAELQDNAFLNKEFPYFGGQKANEIFAESAANVASDWSYLPFQQYANSIFNDTVGKAYISNTKLPAGLKSWQDASVKYGKEQGFTVE; encoded by the coding sequence ATGCGCAGAACGTCACACCGCCTGATGCGCGGCCTCGCCGTCCTCTCCGTCCTCGCCCTCGGCGCCACCGCCTGCGGCGGCTCCGACGACGACAGCTCCGGCCAGAAGCCGGTCTCCGCCGACAGCATCCAGGCGGCCCTCAAGAAGGGCGGCTCGGTCACGGTCTGGGCCTGGGAGCCCACCCTGAAGACCGTCGCTGCGGACTTCCAGAAGAAGTACCCCAAGGTCAAGATCAACCTCGTCGGCGAGCGCTCCGGTGACAAGCACTACACCGCGCTGTCGAACGCCATCTCGGCCGAGAAGGGCGTCCCCGACGTCGCACAGGTCGAGTACTTCGCGATGAGTCAGTACGCCCTCACCAAGGGCCTCAGCGACCTGGCCCCCTTCGGCGCCGACAAGCTCAAGTCCAAGTACACCCCCGGCCCCTGGAACGCCGTGAGCGAGGACAAGGCGGTCTACGGCCTGCCGATGGACTCCGGCCCCATGGCGCTGTTCTACAACAAGAAGGTCTTCGACAAGCACAAGGTCGCGGTCCCGACCACCTGGGACGAGTACGTCGAGGCGGCGCGCAAGCTGCACAAGGCCGACCCCAAGGTCTTCATCGCCGCCGACGCCGGCGACGCGGGTCTCACCACCAGCCTGCTGTGGCAGGCCGGTTCGCGCCCCTACAAGGTCGACGGCACCGACGTGAAGATCAACTTCGACGACGCGGGCGCCAAGAAGTACACCGACACCTGGCAGAAGCTCATCGATGAGAAGCTCGTCGCGCCTATCAACGGCTGGACCGACGACTGGTACAAGGGCCTGGGCGACGGCACCCTCGCCACGCTGCCCAGCGGCGCCTGGATGCCGGCCAACTTCGAAACCGGCGTGAAGAACGCCTCCGGTGACTGGCGAGCGGCCCCGATGCCGGCCTGGACCAAGGGTGACAAGGCGAGCACGGAGAACGGCGGCAGCGCGCTGACCCTGCCCGCGCTGGGCAAGAACAAGGAACTCGCCTACGCCTTCGTCGAATACGCGAACTCCGGTGCCGGCGTCGCGTCCCGTATCAAGGAGGGCGCCTTCCCGGCGACCACCGCGGAGCTCCAGGACAACGCGTTCCTCAACAAGGAGTTCCCGTACTTCGGCGGCCAGAAGGCCAACGAGATCTTCGCCGAGTCCGCGGCCAACGTCGCCTCGGACTGGTCGTACCTGCCCTTCCAGCAGTACGCCAACTCGATCTTCAACGACACCGTGGGCAAGGCGTACATCTCGAACACCAAGCTCCCGGCCGGCCTGAAGTCCTGGCAGGACGCGTCCGTCAAGTACGGCAAGGAGCAGGGCTTCACCGTCGAGTAG
- a CDS encoding ATP-binding protein — translation MATEPRWDDKLPSEETYTRTTTFPGELPNVTGARLAAEEFLLALTRTSPPTAPEHWDDILLVVTELAANAVQYAPGPFELRLRRTFDGVHVTMRDTSTTPPAPRPFHPGRGGGGVGWHLIHTLCDQVSVVATDKGKDIHVFLPW, via the coding sequence ATGGCGACCGAGCCGCGTTGGGACGACAAACTGCCTTCTGAGGAGACGTACACCCGGACCACGACCTTCCCCGGCGAACTGCCCAATGTGACGGGCGCCAGACTCGCCGCGGAGGAGTTTCTTCTTGCGCTCACGCGCACTTCACCGCCGACCGCCCCGGAGCACTGGGACGACATCCTGTTGGTCGTCACGGAGTTGGCGGCCAATGCGGTGCAGTACGCGCCGGGCCCCTTCGAGCTGCGCCTGCGGCGGACGTTCGACGGTGTGCACGTGACGATGCGCGACACCAGCACCACACCGCCCGCGCCTCGTCCCTTCCATCCCGGCCGGGGGGGCGGCGGAGTCGGATGGCACCTGATCCACACGTTGTGCGACCAGGTGAGCGTCGTGGCCACCGACAAGGGCAAGGACATCCACGTGTTCCTGCCCTGGTGA
- a CDS encoding dolichyl-phosphate-mannose--protein mannosyltransferase, whose protein sequence is MTSDTAAEAGPDADAHTKTEAGSWPERLRRFGFAGHPRTDTRELLVPPFPEPGTRAGKFIGLSPVAAYRVAKAMGWIGPLLVTVLAAAIRFWNLGRPRNLVFDETYYAKDAWALLRLGYEGTWPDRKVADPQIVADPQVIPLSDAGSFVAHPPMGKWVIALGEWMFGLDPFGWRFMVALLGTLSVLMLCRIGRRLFRSTALGCLAGLLMAVDGLHFVMSRVALLDLIVMFFVLAAFGSLLVDRDRARARLAASLPVGADGFAGPDRHTGEQVGTGWRPWRVAAGVLLGLAAASKWNGLYFLAFFVVMTLLWDVGARRVAGARRPYLAVLRKDAGWSVLSVVPVAVVAYLATWTGWFLTDKGYGRHWAEDRGGPWSWIPAALRSLWHYESGVYDFNVGLHTPHPYDSSPWSWLVLGRPVAYSYETDFAQDGCRTADGCSQAVLALGTPLLWWSACFALLYLLHRWAMRRDWRAGAVLCAVAAGYLPWFQYQDRTIFSFYAVAFVPYLCLAVAMAAGALPGPPGAGERRRVSGTVAAGVLVLLVVWNFIWFFPVYTGETIPHASWYSRMWFDTWI, encoded by the coding sequence GTGACCAGTGACACCGCGGCAGAGGCGGGCCCCGACGCCGACGCCCACACGAAGACAGAGGCCGGCTCCTGGCCGGAGCGGCTGCGCCGGTTCGGGTTCGCGGGACACCCGCGGACCGACACCCGGGAGCTACTGGTTCCGCCCTTCCCCGAACCAGGCACCCGCGCCGGGAAGTTCATCGGCCTCAGCCCCGTAGCGGCGTACCGCGTCGCGAAGGCGATGGGCTGGATCGGTCCGCTCCTCGTGACCGTCCTGGCCGCGGCGATCCGCTTCTGGAACCTGGGCCGGCCCCGGAACCTCGTGTTCGACGAGACGTACTACGCCAAGGACGCGTGGGCGCTGCTCAGGCTCGGCTACGAGGGGACCTGGCCGGACCGCAAGGTCGCCGACCCGCAGATCGTGGCGGATCCCCAGGTGATCCCGCTCTCCGACGCCGGAAGTTTCGTCGCGCACCCGCCGATGGGGAAGTGGGTGATCGCCCTCGGTGAGTGGATGTTCGGCCTCGATCCGTTCGGCTGGCGTTTCATGGTCGCGCTGCTCGGCACGCTGTCGGTACTGATGCTGTGCCGCATCGGGCGCCGTCTGTTCCGTTCGACGGCGCTGGGCTGCCTGGCCGGACTGCTGATGGCAGTGGACGGCCTGCACTTCGTGATGAGCCGGGTGGCGTTGCTCGATCTCATCGTCATGTTCTTCGTCCTGGCGGCGTTCGGGTCCCTGCTCGTCGACCGGGACCGGGCCCGGGCCCGTCTCGCCGCGAGTCTGCCCGTCGGCGCGGACGGCTTCGCGGGCCCCGACCGGCACACGGGCGAGCAGGTGGGAACGGGTTGGCGGCCGTGGCGTGTCGCGGCCGGCGTCCTGCTGGGGCTGGCCGCCGCCAGCAAGTGGAACGGCCTCTACTTCCTGGCGTTCTTCGTGGTCATGACCCTGCTGTGGGACGTCGGGGCGCGCCGTGTCGCCGGAGCACGGCGACCGTATCTGGCCGTCCTGCGCAAGGACGCCGGGTGGTCGGTGCTCTCCGTCGTGCCGGTCGCCGTGGTCGCCTACCTCGCCACCTGGACCGGCTGGTTCCTGACCGACAAGGGCTACGGACGGCACTGGGCGGAGGACCGCGGCGGCCCCTGGTCGTGGATCCCGGCCGCGCTGCGCAGTCTGTGGCACTACGAGAGCGGGGTCTACGACTTCAACGTCGGGCTGCACACCCCGCACCCCTACGACTCGAGTCCGTGGAGCTGGCTGGTACTGGGGCGCCCCGTGGCCTACTCCTACGAGACGGACTTCGCCCAGGACGGCTGCCGCACCGCCGACGGCTGCTCCCAGGCCGTCCTCGCACTGGGCACACCGCTGCTGTGGTGGTCGGCGTGTTTCGCGCTGCTGTATCTCCTCCACCGGTGGGCCATGCGCCGCGACTGGCGCGCGGGGGCCGTCCTGTGCGCGGTGGCGGCGGGCTACCTGCCGTGGTTCCAGTACCAGGACCGTACGATCTTCTCCTTCTACGCGGTCGCCTTCGTGCCGTATCTGTGCCTGGCCGTCGCGATGGCGGCGGGGGCGCTGCCGGGGCCACCGGGGGCAGGTGAGAGGCGCCGGGTGTCGGGCACGGTCGCCGCGGGCGTCCTGGTGCTGCTCGTCGTCTGGAACTTCATCTGGTTCTTCCCCGTCTACACGGGCGAGACGATCCCGCACGCGAGCTGGTACTCGAGGATGTGGTTCGACACCTGGATCTGA
- a CDS encoding carbohydrate ABC transporter permease, which yields MTTLQPPAAAKRRPARPPAQGNRRSWTGWGFIGPFVAVFALVFLAPIVYSIYLSLFRDQLIGGTTFVGLDNYTQALKDERFWDSLARVSLFLAVQVPIMLGIALLIALALDSGRLFGKDFFRIAIFLPYAVPAVVATLMWGFMYGTKYGLVGDINDAFGVTLPDPLSSDLVLASIGNIVTWEFIGYNMLIFYSALRVIPLSLYEAAEIDGAGQFRVITAIKLPAIRGALVIATIFSIIGSFQLFNEPAILRPLARNAITTDFTPNFYTYSLSFNGQQHNYSAAVAIIMGLITMVIAYVVQLRGMRKGA from the coding sequence ATGACGACGCTACAACCGCCGGCGGCCGCGAAGCGGCGCCCGGCCCGGCCTCCCGCGCAGGGGAACCGCCGCTCCTGGACGGGGTGGGGGTTCATCGGTCCCTTCGTGGCCGTGTTCGCCCTTGTCTTCCTGGCACCGATCGTGTACTCGATCTACCTCAGTCTGTTCCGGGACCAGCTGATCGGCGGCACCACCTTCGTCGGCCTGGACAACTACACCCAGGCGCTCAAGGACGAACGGTTCTGGGACTCGCTCGCACGGGTCTCGCTCTTCCTGGCCGTACAGGTGCCGATCATGCTCGGCATCGCCCTGCTGATCGCCCTCGCGCTGGACAGCGGACGCCTCTTCGGCAAGGACTTCTTCCGCATCGCGATCTTCCTGCCCTACGCCGTGCCCGCCGTGGTCGCCACCCTGATGTGGGGCTTCATGTACGGCACCAAGTACGGGCTGGTGGGTGACATCAACGACGCGTTCGGCGTCACCCTGCCCGACCCGCTCTCCAGCGATCTGGTCCTGGCGTCGATCGGCAACATCGTCACCTGGGAGTTCATCGGCTACAACATGCTGATCTTCTACTCCGCGCTACGGGTCATCCCGCTCTCCCTCTACGAGGCCGCGGAGATCGACGGCGCCGGGCAGTTCCGCGTCATCACCGCCATCAAGCTCCCCGCGATCCGTGGCGCCCTGGTCATCGCGACGATCTTCTCGATCATCGGCAGCTTCCAGCTCTTCAACGAGCCGGCCATCCTGCGGCCCCTGGCGCGCAACGCCATCACGACCGACTTCACCCCGAACTTCTACACGTACTCGCTGTCCTTCAACGGCCAGCAGCACAACTACTCCGCGGCGGTCGCCATCATCATGGGGCTGATCACCATGGTCATCGCCTATGTCGTGCAGCTCCGCGGCATGCGCAAGGGAGCGTGA
- a CDS encoding RICIN domain-containing protein, with product MARRTRNRRLLGAAGLTALATGAALVSAPSSTAQVTAADTASVTVKPDPSYQQEKFEGWGTSLVWFANATGDYPKPVREKLAKLLFGDDGLALNIARYNIGGGNAPDVKDYLRAGGAVEGWWKAPAGTTREDTDWWSADDPADWNKNADATQRWWVDHIKDDIDHWETFSNSPPWFMTESGYVSGGFNATDDQLKTESVDDFAAYMAGATKRLEKAEDIKVDTVDPFNEPNTNYWSTRLGADGQPVGGRQEGAHIGPELQQKVIKALAPALKKAKTKAEISAMDETNPSIFSQNWNTYPQDVRDLVDQMNVHTYGTGQRTTVRDLAKAADKPLWQSEVEGDWGDGQSFTDMRPGLGLAQRMVDDLRELEPKAWVFWQPVEDYDNMKPGGESAKGGNWGSIQLSFSCTSKDTLKSCPIYTNTKFDTARNFTHYIKPGDRLIKTDDTSSAAAVSRKGDGATVVHVNSTTESRAVTVDLSKFGKVSRNATVTPVVTSADGKLDRHKAVKVSDRKATFTVPAQSVTSFVVKGVSGVAKDAAELRKGHTYELTGVQSGKALTVADNGTGLVIRTSTGDAAGQQWKLRQISGDTGNRQRYVFSNPVEGKRLAVRDGSPVLEADTGPRDKATQWIMSTTGDGTWTLVNAATGRLLEVGGQATNEGAAVTLWTPNSGNNQRWKVSDVSNQAD from the coding sequence ATGGCACGCCGTACCCGCAACAGACGGCTCCTCGGAGCCGCCGGCCTCACCGCCCTGGCCACCGGGGCCGCTCTGGTATCCGCCCCGTCGTCCACGGCACAGGTCACGGCGGCGGACACCGCGTCCGTCACCGTGAAGCCCGACCCGTCGTACCAGCAGGAGAAGTTCGAGGGCTGGGGCACCAGCCTGGTCTGGTTCGCCAACGCCACCGGCGACTATCCCAAGCCGGTACGCGAGAAGCTCGCCAAGCTCCTCTTCGGCGACGACGGTCTCGCGCTGAACATCGCCCGCTACAACATAGGCGGCGGCAACGCCCCGGACGTCAAGGACTACCTGCGCGCCGGCGGTGCCGTCGAGGGCTGGTGGAAGGCCCCCGCGGGCACCACGCGCGAGGACACCGACTGGTGGAGCGCCGACGACCCGGCCGACTGGAACAAGAACGCCGACGCCACCCAGCGCTGGTGGGTCGACCACATCAAGGACGACATCGACCACTGGGAGACGTTCAGCAACTCCCCGCCGTGGTTCATGACCGAGAGCGGCTACGTCTCCGGCGGGTTCAACGCCACCGACGACCAGCTCAAGACGGAGTCGGTCGACGACTTCGCGGCCTACATGGCGGGTGCGACCAAGCGGCTGGAGAAGGCCGAGGACATCAAGGTCGACACCGTCGACCCGTTCAACGAGCCCAACACCAACTACTGGAGCACCCGTCTGGGCGCCGACGGCCAGCCAGTCGGGGGCCGTCAGGAAGGGGCGCACATAGGCCCCGAGCTCCAGCAGAAGGTCATCAAGGCCCTGGCCCCCGCGCTGAAGAAGGCGAAGACCAAGGCGGAGATCTCCGCGATGGACGAGACCAACCCGTCCATCTTCTCGCAGAACTGGAACACCTACCCGCAGGACGTGCGGGACCTCGTCGACCAGATGAACGTCCACACCTACGGCACCGGTCAGCGCACCACCGTGCGTGACCTGGCCAAGGCGGCCGACAAGCCGCTGTGGCAGAGCGAGGTCGAGGGCGACTGGGGCGACGGGCAGAGCTTCACGGACATGCGACCGGGTCTGGGTCTCGCCCAGCGCATGGTCGACGACCTGCGTGAACTGGAGCCCAAGGCCTGGGTGTTCTGGCAGCCCGTCGAGGACTACGACAACATGAAGCCGGGCGGCGAGTCCGCCAAGGGCGGCAACTGGGGCAGCATCCAGCTCTCGTTCAGCTGCACCTCGAAGGACACTCTGAAGTCCTGCCCGATCTACACCAACACGAAGTTCGACACCGCCCGCAACTTCACGCACTACATCAAGCCCGGTGACCGGCTGATCAAGACGGACGACACGTCCAGCGCGGCGGCCGTCTCCAGGAAGGGTGACGGCGCGACCGTCGTCCACGTCAACAGCACCACCGAGTCCCGCGCGGTCACGGTCGACCTGTCGAAGTTCGGCAAGGTCAGCCGCAACGCCACCGTCACTCCGGTCGTGACGAGCGCCGACGGCAAGCTCGACCGTCACAAGGCCGTCAAGGTCAGTGACCGCAAGGCCACCTTCACCGTGCCGGCACAGTCGGTGACCTCGTTCGTGGTCAAGGGCGTCTCCGGTGTCGCGAAGGACGCCGCCGAGCTGCGGAAGGGTCACACCTACGAGCTCACCGGCGTCCAGAGCGGCAAGGCGCTGACCGTCGCCGACAACGGCACGGGCCTCGTCATCAGGACGTCGACGGGAGACGCGGCCGGCCAGCAGTGGAAGCTGCGCCAGATCTCCGGCGACACCGGCAACCGGCAGCGGTACGTGTTCAGCAACCCGGTGGAGGGCAAGCGCCTGGCCGTCCGGGACGGCTCCCCGGTACTGGAGGCCGACACCGGCCCGCGTGACAAGGCCACCCAGTGGATCATGTCGACCACCGGTGACGGCACCTGGACCCTCGTCAATGCGGCCACCGGGCGACTTCTCGAGGTCGGCGGCCAGGCCACGAACGAGGGAGCGGCCGTGACGCTGTGGACGCCCAACTCGGGCAACAACCAGCGCTGGAAGGTCTCGGACGTGTCCAACCAGGCCGACTAG
- a CDS encoding PRC-barrel domain containing protein, whose product MTTDGIWSYSSVSGHTEGQRLTGFTVAAVDGTIGRVDRQADESGMRHLIVDTGVWLFGRSVLIPVGVVTAIDPTAQEIKVACTEEEIKAAPRFHTDRETLDPGYLAGVGDYYRSLPPRPSTTA is encoded by the coding sequence GTGACCACCGACGGAATCTGGTCGTACTCATCGGTCAGCGGGCACACGGAGGGACAGCGGCTCACGGGGTTCACGGTCGCCGCGGTCGACGGGACGATCGGGCGTGTGGACCGGCAGGCGGACGAATCCGGGATGCGGCATCTGATCGTCGACACCGGGGTCTGGCTGTTCGGCAGGAGCGTGCTGATACCCGTGGGCGTCGTCACGGCCATCGACCCGACGGCCCAGGAGATCAAGGTGGCGTGCACCGAGGAGGAGATCAAGGCCGCGCCCCGGTTCCACACGGACCGCGAGACGCTGGACCCCGGGTATCTCGCCGGGGTCGGTGACTACTACCGGAGCCTTCCGCCCCGGCCGTCCACCACGGCCTGA